taattatttataacggAATATTTCCATGCTTTTTCTTTGGATGATGATTTACTGTTTTAGTTTTTAGCAATTCTAAATCGCGTATTAATCGCCATCGTGTTGTACGTGGTTCAATAATATCATCTACATAACCTCGGATAGCTGCTGGAAATGGGTTACCAAATGTATCAATATAATGGTTTTCTAACTcagcaatattattttttccacgATATAAAATTGAAACTGCACCCTTAGCACCCATTACAGCTACTTCTGCTGTAGGCCATGCATAATTAACATCACCTCCTAAACCTCTTGATAACATTGTAGCATACCCCCCTCCATACGCTTTTCGAGTGATAACAGACAATTTTGGTACAGTAGCTTCGACTATGgaataaatcatttttgcaCCATGTTTAAGTATACCGGAAAATTCTTGCTGTGTACCGGATAAAAATCCAGGTACGTCCACAAATGATATAAGTGGAATATTGAAAGAATCACAAAAACTGATAAATCGGGCTGCTTTTAATGAGGCATTGATATCCAAGCATCCAGCAACAACCTTTGGTTGGTTGGCAATAATTCCTACTGAACGTCCACCCATACGAGCGAATCCAACAATAATATTTGCTGCAAATCGCggcattatttcaaaaaattctcttTCATCAATAATTGCGTAAATGATATCATACATGTCATAAGGATCACTTGAATTGAAGGGAATTACTGAATCCAAAAATGGAATGTCGCAGTTAACTGGATCTGTACAAGATCTAATAGGAGGAAATTCCTTATTTGATTGTGGCAAATAGCTCAACAAATTACGTATTTGTAGTAATGCTTCCacatcatttttaaaagaattatgaGCAACCCCTGATATTGTTGTATGAACTTTGGGTCCTCCTAGTTCTTCATGAGTGACGTCTTCGTTTGTAGCGGACTTGAAGAAAGAAgtttcttaattaataattttcaaaaagtgtttttatttaaggtagtacgggCGCCAAgtcaagtttagacttgtggttgaaattattatgtagacgaaaaataagaataaaatttttcaatatctgccttggttttcgaaatatcgaaagctatataattaaacaagattttcaattttcgatattttaaaaattactccagatatcgaaaatttgtattctgattttttgtcttatattgtcaagttataacataattcaccatcaaaattgaaaacaaattttttttacttgtatccccactaccgtgctcatacattcttaattagtcgggcaggtctgttttaatttccaccgactagttttggagaaatttatgaaatcatgtcatccatctaccgttttcccttaaaaccaatgttaaatatacctacctttgaagtcatttatttaattaaataatcggacaaccttcctaaaattttcagaattgatttagacttagttcaacttcatataaaaaaaaatcaatacttttatccaaaattgccctggcgctcgaaCATCCTTAAACGATGTTATAGTAACAAATTGTAATGGATAATCGGTTGAgcataatttcaattaaaaaaaaagtgttgtaCAAGATTTACAACTATTCAAATCAGGGAATAATAAATAGCACACAAGATATGAAATCGATCTCCATGTTAAAATTCATTACAATAACAATCATTCTGTTTTTAGAATCACTTTTGCTATACCTTGGCAACTTCAGGGCCAGTTACGTATAAATATGAGGTATTATCTACCATAAATGTGAAATCAGTTAATGCCGGTGAATAGGCAGCTCCACCAGCGCATGGTCCCATAATTAAcgatatctaaaaaaattaaattttttattaatttgtgtaGTTAGTCTGAATATCATTTTTAGAATGCTTGGTATAAACACGAGCTTTGCGAGCTTCCATTAACAATACTAGAATTTTAAACTGAAAGAACTTGTGtatggaatataatttttattt
This genomic interval from Chrysoperla carnea chromosome 1, inChrCarn1.1, whole genome shotgun sequence contains the following:
- the LOC123302351 gene encoding propionyl-CoA carboxylase beta chain, mitochondrial-like, with translation MKALDRKIFQVLLKYTRHSSNNSLSANQTIAVQERIKEKRKHALLGGGQKKIDAQHARGKLTARERIDLLCDEGTFCEYDMFMEHTCTDFGMENMKFTGDSVITGHAKVNGRPIYLFSQDFTVLGGSLSSVHARKIMKIMDQALLVGAPIIGMNDSGGARIQEGIESLMGYSDIGHRNVVASGVIPQISLIMGPCAGGAAYSPALTDFTFMVDNTSYLYVTGPEVAKSATNEDVTHEELGGPKVHTTISGVAHNSFKNDVEALLQIRNLLSYLPQSNKEFPPIRSCTDPVNCDIPFLDSVIPFNSSDPYDMYDIIYAIIDEREFFEIMPRFAANIIVGFARMGGRSVGIIANQPKVVAGCLDINASLKAARFISFCDSFNIPLISFVDVPGFLSGTQQEFSGILKHGAKMIYSIVEATVPKLSVITRKAYGGGYATMLSRGLGGDVNYAWPTAEVAVMGAKGAVSILYRGKNNIAELENHYIDTFGNPFPAAIRGYVDDIIEPRTTRWRLIRDLELLKTKTVNHHPKKKHGNIPL